Proteins from one Triticum aestivum cultivar Chinese Spring chromosome 7A, IWGSC CS RefSeq v2.1, whole genome shotgun sequence genomic window:
- the LOC123148963 gene encoding calcium homeostasis endoplasmic reticulum protein, translating into MDRQAQDYAAAAMAYAQAQQQPPPQYGFHPQAQPQYPHHPHAGPPYAAPMPQYAPYPRAMPPPPQQLYPHLPPHQQPSPYPPPHAMPGHASQPPHPYMHPPPFESAPPAPAPPPADPELQKRIDKLVEYIAKNGPEFEIVIRDKQHDNPDYAFIFGGDGHAYYRYMLWVTGRPPMAPYPPGSVHMMPPMGPIAHGPPPPMHQPGYPPFYDQHQHFGAHGHGEYETGATFKGLSGPLPADVAAELHDVLTNLNGTKESIKGAKTWFMQRAPFAPALAEALRERVFALEDSERQLHIVFLVNDILFEGLQRRANIQDLDNEAIAFQSVLGSMLVRIYNNPQNKDENQTRLEKILQFWGSKEVYDQETVANLEREMKGGISYPSAPQHVSPDPSTFSGSAKPSKWSSAPPEMEKASQPAPSAQFPGNQHPAGVYGQTTFPGSLPVQPSLLPPALPQSTAPANANDPTPPPYPLFPPGLIPGMVRKMQIGSGVPYSPLSPLDIPTTIPPSTIPESEILERVTRFFKEIGEENPSEGPMKQGEPGDYDDYERELPARKGGACIPPPASLHVNPETGMRADGSFDSKPGSSGRLGLGASADPSEVSHQYGNVYSSYRKQRSSNYHSSISSRAVAPR; encoded by the exons ATGGACCGGCAGGCCCAGGACtacgcggcggcggccatggcgtacGCGCAGGCGCAGCAGCAGCCTCCGCCGCAGTACGGCTTCCACCCGCAGGCGCAGCCGCAGTACCCGCACCACCCGCACGCCGGGCCGCCCTACGCCGCCCCGATGCCGCAGTACGCGCCCTACCCGCgcgccatgccgccgccgccgcagcagctctaCCCGCACCTCCCGCCGCACCAGCAGCCCTCCCCCTACCCGCCGCCCCACGCCATGCCGGGGCACGCCTCCCAGCCGCCTCATCCATACATGCACCCGCCGCCGTTCGAGTCCGCTCCCCCGGCCCCCGCCCCGCCCCCCGCCGACCCGGAGCTCCAGAAGCGCATCGACAAGCTCGTCGAGTACATCGCCAAGAACGGGCCCGAGTTCGAGATCGTGATCCGCGACAAGCAGCACGACAACCCGGACTACGCCTTCATCTTCGGCGGGGACGGCCACGCCTACTACAGGTACATGCTCTGGGTCACGGGGCGGCCCCCCATGGCGCCCTACCCGCCGGGCTCCGTGCACATGATGCCGCCGATGGGCCCGATAGCGCACGGGCCGCCGCCCCCGATGCACCAGCCGGGGTACCCGCCCTTCTACGACCAGCACCAGCACTTTGGCGCCCACGGCCACGGGGAGTATGAGACCGGGGCGACGTTCAAGGGCCTCTCTGGGCCGCTCCCCGCGGATGTCGCCGCGGAGCTGCACGATGTGCTTACCAATCTTAATGGCACCAAGGAGTCGATAAAGGGTGCCAAGACATGGTTTATGCAAAGGGCTCCATTTGCGCCGGCTCTGGCGGAAGCTCTGAGGGAGAGAGTATTTGCCTTGGAGGATTCAGAGAGGCAGCTCCACATTGTTTTCCTGGTGAATGATATTCTTTTTGAAGG CTTGCAGAGACGAGCTAATATTCAGGACCTTGACAATGAGGCTATTGCTTTTCAATCTGTGCTGGGCTCCATGCTTGTGAGGATTTATAATAATCCGCAGAATAAAGATGAAAATCAGACTCGCCTTGAGAAAATCCTGCAATTCTGGGGTTCAAAGGAAGTTTATGACCAGGAAACCGTTGCTAACCTTGAAAGAGAGATGAAAGGAGGCATTTCATATCCTTCGGCGCCACAACATGTTTCACCAGATCCCTCAACCTTCTCAG GATCAGCAAAGCCCTCAAAATGGTCCTCTGCTCCGCCAGAGATGGAGAAGGCATCCCAACCTGCCCCTTCTGCACAATTTCCAGGAAACCAACATCCTGCCGGCGTTTACGGCCAAACTACTTTTCCAGGATCTTTGCCAGTGCAACCATCTTTACTCCCCCCTGCGCTTCCTCAAAGCACAGCACCAGCCAATGCAAATGATCCAACTCCACCTCCGTATCCACTATTCCCCCCTGGGCTCATTCCAGGAATGGTCCGGAAGATGCAGATCGGTAGTGGAGTTCCATACTCTCCCTTGAGCCCACTCGACATCCCCACGACCATCCCACCATCGACCATTCCTGAGTCCGAGATCCTCGAGCGCGTGACGAGGTTCTTCAAGGAGATCGGGGAGGAGAACCCGTCAGAAGGTCCGATGAAGCAGGGCGAGCCCGGTGACTACGATGACTACGAGAGGGAGCTCCCTGCCCGCAAGGGAGGTGCGTGCATCCCTCCCCCCGCCAGCCTGCACGTGAACCCTGAGACCGGGATGCGCGCTGATGGCTCGTTCGATAGCAAGCCGGGGTCTAGCGGACGGTTGGGCCTTGGAGCCTCTGCTGATCCGAGTGAGGTGAGCCACCAGTATGGCAATGTGTATTCGTCATATCGCAAGCAGAGGAGCAGCAACTACCATTCTTCCATCAGTTCCCGCGCAGTAGCGCCGAGGTGA